The Photobacterium sp. CCB-ST2H9 DNA segment CGCTCCCCTTCCAGCGTCGAGCACATCAGCAGCAGTCCGTCGACCCGCTTTTGCAACAGGGTGTCGATGGAGGCTTTCATACGCTCGTTGTCGCCTTCGGTATTACACAGAATCAGGTTGTAGCCCTTCTGGTAACAGCTGCGCTCAACCCCTTTCACCACTTCGCCGAAAAAAGGATTCGTCGAGGTGGTGACCAGCATCCCGATGGTCTGCGTGCGGTTAATCTTGAGACTGCGGGCTAACGCAGAGGGGGCATAATTCAGCGCTTTTGCAGCATTGTTGACCCGCTCTGCGATTTCATCGCTGACAAAACGGGATTTGTTGATCACATGGCTGACCGTCGATGTCGACACGCCAGCAAGTTTTGCGATGTCTTTCATCGTCGCCATGGCTATCTCCTTCCCTGTTTCTATTAATCAACGATTGCGAAACGCTCTGACAGAAACACATCGACCTCTTCCCGGTTCGGAATCGAGGTTTGTGCGCCAAAACGCGTCACGGAAAGTGCAGCTGCGGCATGGCCAAACTGAATGGCTGATTCTAAAGACATCTCTTCCAATAAACCAGTCACGAACGCACCATTGAAGGTGTCGCCCGCCGCCGTGGTATCCACCGCATCCACTTTGTATCCGGGAATCAGCTGGCCCCGACCGTTCTGGCTCAGCCAGACCCCTTTCGCTCCCAGCGTGATCAGGACGATTTCAATGCCCTTCCGGTGTAACACGTCCGCAGCACGCTGAGCTGAGGCATGGTCAGTCACCGTAATCCCGGTCAGCACTTCCGCTTCTGTTTCATTCGGTGTGATCACATCGACGCACGACAACAGACTGTCGGGCAACGCACGTGCCGGGGCCGGATTGAGAATCACATTGGTCTGGTGCGCTTTGGCTTCCTGCGCTGCTTTTTCGATCCCGTCCAGTGGCGTTTCCAGCTGCATCAGCAGAAACCGGGCTTCACGAATCCGCGCCAGATCCGGTTCAATCCGTTCAGCCGTCAGACAATCATTGGCTTCAGGAGACAGACAAATTGTATTTTCACCACTGTCAGACACCTGGATCATCGCGATACCCGTCGGACAGTTCGGCTGCATTTTCACACCGGCGGTATTGATGCCGTCACACTTAAAACGTTCCCGGATATGAATGCCGAACGCATCGTCCCCGATGCAGGCAATAAAGCCGGTATCAGCCTTTAACCGCGCAGCCGCCACAGCCTGATTCGCACCTTTTCCGCCAGGAATCACCTGATAATCACGTCCCTGTAACGTTTCGCCCGGACGGGGAAAATCGGGCACCCGAAGGACATGGTCCGCATTCACACTGCCTAAAACCACTAATTTATTCATAGAGTTATCCTGGAACATACTGTACCGACCCAAACACAAGGCTTTGCCATTTGTGGAAAAGACAAAGCGTTATATTCAACGCACGTGCTGCCCGCGTGCAGTCTCCGCCACTTCAGCGGCGCTTTGTGGATTGGATCCCCGCTCACACGGGGATCACATGCAAGATTACTGCTTCGCAACGACTTTCAGTGGTACCGGAATGTACTTTTCAACTTTCTCGCCTTTCAGGACTTTCACTGCCGTTTCCACGCCCAGCGCACCGATTTGATCCGGCTGCTGTGCAATGGTCGCTGCCAGTTTGCCACGGTTCACCGCCGCGATGCCGTCGTCTGTACCGTCAAAGCCGACAATCATCACTTGCTTGCCTGATGCCTGAACCGCACGCAGCGCGCCCAGTGCCATTTCATCATTCTGCGCAAACACAGCCTGCACATCCGGATTCGCCGCCAGCAGGTTCTCCATGACATTCAGACCTTTGGTCCGGTCGAAGTCCGCAGGCTGGCTCGCCAGCAGATCCATCTGACTGCCTTTCACCGCTTTCATGAAACCCTCACCGCGTTCACGGGCCGCAGAGGTTCCGGCAATGCCTTCGAGCTGAATGACTTTGGCCTGCTCACCGACTTTTTCCATGATGAACTTACCCGCCATTTCGCCACCGGCCACGTTATCCGAAGCAATATGGCTGACCACCTCACCCCGGCTGGCACCACGGTCCAGTGTCAGGACCGGGATATTGGAGCGGTTCGCCATGCGAATCGCATTCGACACTGCATCAGAATCCGTCGGGTTGATCAGAATGGCCTTCACACCGCGAATGGTCAGGTCTTCCACATTCGACAGCTCTTTACTCGGGTCATTTTGCGAATCCAGCACAATCAGGTCGTAACCCAGCGTTTTTGCCTTCGCTTCCGCACCGTCTTTCATGGTCACAAAGAACGGGTTGTTCAGCGTGGAGACCACAATCGCCAGCGTGTCCTGCGCCTGAGCAGACACAGAAACGGTCGAAGTGAGCAGTGCAGCAGAAATCAGGGTTGCCAGTTTTTTCATTGTTATGATCCTTTGTGTAGGGGGAGCCGGTACACGTCACCCGGCTCTCTTTTCATGGGTAAATCCCGAGGATTTACTTGTTTTTATTGTCCACCAGCACAGCCAGCAAAATCACAACTGCTTTGGCAATCATCTGGTAGTAAGAAGACACATCGAGCAGGTTCAGGGCGTTATTCAGGAAGCCGATGATCAGCGCGCCAATCAAAGTGCCCATAATCCGGCCCTTACCGCCCATCAGGCTGGTGCCGCCCAGCACCACAGCCGCAATGGCATCCAGTTCGTATCCCATGCCTGCCGTCGGCTGTGCCGAAGACAGACGCGAGGTCACAATGATGCCCGCCAGCGCAGCCAGCAGACCACAGATGGCGTAGACACCGATTTTCACCCGGTCCACATTGATACCGGACAAACGAGTCGCCGATTCATTCCCGCCGAGCGCATACACATAGCGGCCAAAGCGGGTGTGATTGAGCAGATACCAGGCCGCCGCGAACACCACCACCATCAGCCAGACCGGCACAGGAATCCCCAGCGCATAGCCGGTACCAAACCAGGCAAAAACATCAGCCGTATCGGTAAAACCCGTCGAAATCGGACGCCCGTCGGTGTAAACCATAGTGACGCCGCGCAGCAGCGTCATGGTCACTAAGGTGGCAATAAAGGCCTGCACCTTGCCCTTGGCAATGATGATCCCGCTGACCGCGCCCAGCGCAGCTCCGGCAAGCAAAGCCGTCGGCACCGCAATCAGGACCGGCACTTCCATCGCAATCAGACTGGCGGCAAACGCGCCGCACAATGCCAGCACCGAGCCGACACTGAGGTCGATCCCCGCGGTCAGAATGACCAGTGTCATGCCCACGGCAATGATGGCGTTGACCGAGGTCTGGCGCAGAATATTGAGAATGTTATCCGCGGTGAAAAAGTTCGGATTCAGAAAGGACACCACAACAATCAGAAACAGCAGGGCAATCAGCGATTTCTGCTCAATCAGCCAGGCTTTGCTAAACCGTTTTTTCTCGCGGGCTTCGGTGGGTTGACTCAAGGTTTTGGTACTCATGCTGCTTCCCCGTTAATCAATTTGCCGACAGCACAGGCCAGCAGTTTTTCCTGATCGGCATTTTTGGCATCAAATTCGCCGCTGATCCGGCCTTCATGCATCACCAGAATCCTGTCACTCATCCCGAGGACTTCCGGCATTTCGGAAGACACCAGAATGATGCTCATACCTTCGTCTTTGAACTGATTGATCAGCTGATAAATTTCTTTCTTGGCACCGACATCGACGCCCCGTGTCGGCTCATCCAGAATCAGAACTTTGGGCCGGGTCATCAGGCCTTTGGCTATCGCCACTTTCTGCTGATTCCCGCCCGACAGATTGCCGATGATCTGATCCCGGCCCGGTGTTTTGATGTTGAACAGACGAATAAAGTCATCCACAGCCATCACTTCGTCGCCATGCTGAATCTGAATCCCTTTGCTCAGTTGCGCCAGTGCACACAGAGACATGTTTTCTTTCACCGACAACCCCAGGACCAGACCATCGCCTTTGCGGTCTTCCGAGATATAAGCGATGCCATTGGCCAGTCCGTCCTGCGGGCTGATCGGATTGATGGTTTTGCCATTCAGGTTGATCACGCCCCGCTCGCTTGGCAACGCACCGTAAATCACCTTCATCAGCTCCGTCCGGCCAGCCCCCATCAAACCGGAAATCCCCAGAATCTCACCGCGTTTGAGGGTAAAACTCACCTCATGTACGCCGGAACCAGTCAGGCCAATCACTTCAAGGCAGGTCTCACCATGTTTGACCGCAATGCGCGGATACTGCTCTTCCAGTTTGCGGCCGACCATCATTTCAATCAGACCGTCTTCATTGGTGTCTGCCACCCGGCATTCCCCGATGAATTTGCCGTCCCGCAGCACGGTGATGTCGTCACAGATTTCGAAGATTTCTTTCAGGCGGTGCGAGATATACACAATGCCGCAGCCTTGTGCGCGCAACTCATTGATTACCGCGAACAGAGAGGCGGTTTCGGTATCCGTCAGCGCGTCAGTCGGCTCATCCATAATGATGACTTTCGACTCGAACGACAGCGCCTTGGCTATCTCCACCATCTGCTGTTCACCCAGACTCAGGTCGCCCAGTAAGGTTTTCGAGCTGTGTTTCACATTCAGCCGGGTCAGCAACCGGTCGGCTTCATCGTACATCCGCCCCCACTGAATCCGGCCCAGCGGACCGGTGAATTCACGACCGAGAAAGATATTCTCGGCAATCGTCAGTTCAGGGATCAGGTTCAGTTCCTGATGAATAATACTGATGCCCGCCTGCTGAGAATCACGTGGCCCTTTGAAAGCTGCGGCTTGCCCCTGATAGTGAATGCTTCCCGCGTCTTTGCTGTAAATGCCGGTCAGCACCTTCATCAGGGTTGATTTCCCGGCGCCGTTTTCCCCCATCAGCGCCATCACCCGTCCCGGATAGACGTTCAGGCTGGTTTTATCCAGTGCCTTCACGCCCGGGAAGGCTTTTTCAATCTCACTGAGTTGTAAAATGGCTTGCGTCATACGCCGTCCTCAATGGTTGCTGTGGTCAGAACACCACACCGGCTTGAAAAATCACGTTCGCATACGGGGTGCATTCCCCGGTCCGGACCACAGCCCGGCTCTGGTGCGTCCGTTGCTTGAAGGCTTCGTGAGACAGGTAGGTGACAGCTATGTCGCGGCCAATACGTGCCTGCTCTTCCTGAAGCAACCCCATCAGCGACTGATGAAGCGCCGGACTCACCTGCTGAAACTCCTCAGCCATCACCACACCTTCAATCTGTGACTCAGACAACAGCGTTCGGACGGTCTCGAGGAAACCGGGCACACCATGGGTCAGCGCCAGATCGATCCGCTGCACCTGATCCGGCACCGGCAACCCGGCATCACAAATCGTCACTTCATCGGTATGCCCCAGCGTCGCCACCAGATAGGACAACTCGGCATGCAGGAGGGTACTTTTTTTCATGCTTCAACACCTTTCTTGGCCCGGTTTGGGCCTTGCTCAAACCTTGATTAGACAATCCAGGCTTCCCGTAATGAAATCGTCGGGAAAAACTTCTAACGTCGTCAAAATATCGGTTTATCTGCCCCAAACGGGCAGTGATGTGTTTTCTGTATCCTGTCTTTTTTATGATTGGGAAAACTCATCGAAACGTTTCGATGAATTCTAATCCACTGAGATTTCTTTGCAGCAGGTGAAAAGTTGAACTGTGATTGGGATCGTCAGATCTATCAGTAGCAGAAGTAAAAAGGTGATCTGAATCGCGGTGAGCCGGATAAGAAAACGGACGTTTGCAAAGAAAAAGCAGCAGAGGCGTTTTCGCCCCTGCTGATGTGGATGTTATGCATCATGAATTTGGTCATTCACCTGTAAGCCCTCCATCTGGGCCAGCGCCGGACATCTAAGCTTACGCAGAAGCCTCGGCAGTCAGCGTCGGATAGTCGGTGTAACCTGCCGCACTGCCGCCATAGAAAGAAGCCGGATCTGCATCATTCAGCGCGGCACCGGTTTCAAGGCGCTCAACGAAATCCGGATTGGCCAGAATCATCATGCCGTAAGATTCCAGATCAGCCAGACCCGCTTTGAGATCACTGCCAATCTCATCCCGCGGCCGGCCCGGACGGTTCAGGATCAGCGTGTGCTGCCAGATATCCCGGATGTCACGGATCAGCGGCTCATTGCCCTGATGCATGATATGCAAGTAAGCCAGCCCCAGTTTGTTCAGTTCTGCGACCAGATAACGGTAAAGCGCCGGGCCTTCGCTGCCTTCATCAATTCCCCAGATGGTGGTGCCCGGTGACAGACGGATCGCCGTTCTGTCGGCCCCGATTTCCTCTGCAATAGCCGCAGCGACCTCAATCGCGAACCGGGCACGGTTTTCTATCGAACCCCCGTATTCGTCGGTCCGGGTGTTGGCACTGGGTGCGAAAAACTGCTGAATCAGATACGCATTGGCCCCGTGGATCTCAACACCGTCTGCACCGGCTTCAATGGCACGACGCGCAGCGAAGCGGAAGTCGGCAACGGTCTGACGAATCTCTTCTGTCGTCAGGGCACGGGGAACCGGAATGTCCTGCATGCCGGAGACCGTAAACATTTTTGTCTGCGGCGAAATCGCCGATGGCGCGACACCCGGACGATGATGCAACGTATTGTCCGGATGCGACATCCGGCCCGCATGCATCAGCTGAAAGAACACATGGCCGCCCTGCGCATGAATGCCAGCGGTGACCTGTTTCCAGCCCGCCACCTGCGCATCGGTATAAATCCCGGGGGTGGCGAGGTAGCCCTGCCCGTCATCGGAAGGCTGCACGCCTTCAGTCACAATCAGGCCGATACTGGCACGCTGGGTATAGTACTCGGCGGTCAGTGCTCCGGGCGTTCCGTCCAGGTTCGCCCGGGAACGGGTCATCGGTGCCATCACAAGGCGGTTAGATAAGGTGATTCGGCCTAAACGGATCGGTGCAAATAACTGGCTCATGGTTCACTCCCGCAGCAGATGCTGCTCACTCATTTTCGACCCAGTCATCATTAACCAATTCACATATGGAATAAATATGATTAAATGGAAATCATTGACCCATTAATGGAGCAATCATGACGGGATTACTGAACGATATGGCGCTGTTTGTAGAAGTGGCAAATGTCATGAGCTTCCGCAAAGCTGCTGAGATCATAGGCGTGCCGAATTCGACGCTGTCCAGACGTATCAGCACTCTGGAACAAGAAATCGGCTTACGTCTGCTGCACCGGACGACACGCAAGCTGGAACTGACAGAAGCCGGCAAACTCTATTACGAACGCTGCAAACGGATTGTCGCGGAGGCCAAGCTGGCCCATGAACAGTTAGGGGACATGCTGGAACACCCCAGCGGTTTGATCCGGGCATCGCTCCCGGTCGATTTTGCCGTGACTTTTCTGGCGCCGTTGATGCCCGAATTCATGCGCCGCTACCCGGACATCACCTTTGAGTTTGACCTCACTTCCCGCAAAGTGGATATGGTCACAGAGCACTTCGATGTGGCGATCCGGATTGGTGAGCAGGAAAGCTCCAATCTGATTGCGCGGAAACTGGCAAGCCTGAAGGGTCAGCTGTATGCCTCGCCCGGCTATCTGGATCGCTTTGGAGAACCAGCAACACCTGCAGAGCTCACGCAGCATGAATGTCTTCATATTCTGAAGACTGACACATGGCAAATGAGTGACGGCTCAGAAACGATTGACGTGCCGGTCAGCAGCAAGTTCATTCTCAATAACATCGGAATGATCCGAAGACTTGCCACCCTGGATCTGGGGATCATTCTGATGCCGGAAGAAATTGTGGCCGAAGATCTGAAAGCTGGCCGACTGCGCCGGTTATTGCCCGGCTGGCAGGGCGCCCCCACCCCGATTTACGCGATGACTGAAACCCGGTTGCTGCCTGCAAAAACCCGCTGTTTCATTGAATACGTCCGGGAATGTCTGGCGCAAACATAACAACCAAACCGAGCAACCAAACGGCGCAACAGACAAGGCGATAAACAGCTGAGCCATCTATACTTCTCACTGTTCAGAAGCAGAGCGATGAGGTGCAGTTATGCTGAAATTCATCGGAAAATCATATCATTACCTTGTGCTAATTTTCGTCGTCGCCTTTTCTGCATTCAGCCTGGGTGCAACGGCTCAGTTACTCGACGGAAAAACCTTCACAGGGCCAACCGGCATTGTGGGTCAGTCGGCTGAAGAACAGGAAGTGCTCACGTTTAATCACGGCGAACTTTACTCCGAAAGTTGCGCCCCCTGGGGCTTCAAAAGCGGCGCCTATACCCTCGAGCAGCAAGGTGAGACACTGTACTTTACGGCCACCACACTGAGCCCGGACAACGGTAAAATCGTCTGGCGCGGTAAGGTGAAAGGTGATGCCATCGAAGCCAGCTACATCTGGACCAAAGAACGCTGGTGGTGGAAGGATGCCCGGCAGGAAAAATGGTTCAAAGGGACACTCAAAACAGATGGGGTGAACTGAATTGCCTTCACTCTGAAGCGGAAAAATGGCAGGAACAATGGGGCTGAAACATCCATTGCGCCTGCCATTTTTGATCGTGATTATTAGTCGCTATTGAGCTGAAAGTATCAACTTTGATGCGTCCCAGATCTAAATAATAAGGTACCACGGGCAACATAAACCACTGCGTAAACTTCACCCGCCAGATCATTCATGATTTCTGAGTGGCTCCGCCATACAACACTCACCTCTTCCCATGAGGAAAAATTGATGCCACGAACATCTGAATGTTGATTCCCTTGATGATCAATGCATGCAAACGACTGATACTCTGCCAGCGCGACAGGCTCACCATCAACAAACCAAACTTCAACTTTCGGGCGACCAAACTGTTCACATAGCGCTTTGAAACCCTCACTCTCAAGAAAAACGACCATCGATTCATGATCTCTCCAGACATAAAACGGAGCATAGCTGTTTACGGAATTTTGATAGCTTGTCGCATCTTTCCGCGAGTAAAGATAAGCCTTAAACATTAACCCGGGGAATCCGTCCAGCAAATGACCTTTCTCTCTGATTCTGTTTTCAATCCGTTCCATCGGGTAATCAGATGGGAGAACAATTTTATATTGCATCGCGATCATCTTGCTCTCCTGTTTTGCCGATGCCACTGTGTGATTTTCTGAAATCATGCACCCGTGTAATTGCGCTGACGGCTGCTGGCCAGCCCGCATAAAAAGCCAGATGCGTAAATATTTCGATTAACTCCTCATTGGTAATCCCGTTATTTCTGGCGAGATCGATGTGGTAAGGCAATTGTTCAAGTCTGCCCATCGAGGCCAGCACAGACAATGAATGATACTTCGCTCTCTTGCTGCCAGCTGTTGACGCTGCCAGATATCACCAAACAGAACATCTTGCGTGAGCTCATTGAGCTTGGGGGCCGCCGCTAATATCTCTCTGTCTTGATTCATTTTATCGCTTCCGATTTCTAAACCGGTGTCTATAATGGCACCCCTTCATGATCCGAAAAATCAAAACATTCAGGACAGTCAGTTCACTAATTTAGGATGATTGACAACATGAAAGACACCGTACTGGATTTACAGGCGCTGAAAACATTCGTACTTGGCATTGAGTTCAAAAGCTTTGCTCTGGCGGCTAAGCATCAGCACAAGTCAACATCAGCGGTCAGCGCGCATCTGAAAAAACTGGAAATGCAAACGAACTCTACTTTGGTCAAGAAAGAAGGACGATACCTGCTCCCGACCGAGCAAGGAGAACAGTTACTTAGATTTGCAAAGAAAATGCTGGCGATGAACGATGAAGCACTGGAAACGATCCGATGTATTGATTTGCAAGGCTCAGTCAGTGTGGGGCTTCAGGAAGATTTTGCCGAAGCAATTCTTACGGAATGCTTAGGCCGGTTTACCCGGGTCAATGAACATGTCCAGCTGAATACAATGATTGAAAGATACACTAAATTAATCTCTGCAATTCAAGAAGGTGCGCTCGATTTATCAGTCACTTGGCAGGGGAATGAGACAACGCCCTATTCCGATATCATCGCTCACACACCAATCCAATGGATTAGCTCACCCAGTTTTCCACTCGAGAATTTTTTAGAACAAAATCTACCCTTGCCATTAGTGATGGTTGAACCCAATTGCCTGTTTAAAAAGAAAGCCACAGACGCCTTGGATTCAGCAGGCATCAAATGGAAAATTGTCTACCAAAGCCAAAGTCTCAGCGGAATTTGGCCTGCGGTGCAGGCAGGTCTCGGCGTTACAGCCAGAACCACTATCGGTCGTCCTGACTCACTAAAAATTATTCAAGCAGGATTACCCAAGATGGACGAGATTGGTATTCAGGTTCATCGTGCTCAAGACGCAGGCAACAAGGTTCAGGAAAGGCTGGCTGATTTAATGACCAAGACGATTCAGAGGAATTATGTCTGATTTGAAAACACGGAATGGATAGACACATTTGAATGTTGTTCGTCTTTTTGTCGCGCTTTAAGTTCAGAATCGATCTCAATGATCGTTTCTGCGCGCCAGACACGCATTGCTGGCACAAAGAGTGCCCAGAATTGCCTAAGATTATTTGATGTTGACCGGGTCGATTGTAGGCGAACCATGCGCCTACAACCTAAAAAATCATCCGTGAATTTTTCCTCGGGGGTTGGGAAAGAATAGATTATTTAAGAGATTTAGATATTTGCGTATCAATTCGCTTGCTCTATTTAATATAAGGGAGATGATTAGGTAATGTATGGTCATATACATAAAATGGCAGAAATTTAATTCAGATTTATTTCACGCATACATGACAATACAACCACTTAAAATGACCAAACGTAAAAACATATCTGCTCTGCAAAAAAAAAATTCCAGTAATGCATCTGTTAAAGAAAAACATCATAAAATCTGTATGAAAAAACCATCCCCCCCACAAGCACAGTCAATCAGACCTACTTGAAAAAACCATGTTAATGACTATAAACACTTTGTGAAATTGTATTTTAAGTCATAACAAATTCGAATCTCATTAAGTCGATGATTTTTCATATCAACATATACATGTTCTCGATTCATACCAAGATGTTTATTGTAGGAAACAAACCAATCGGTAATACCTCTCCAAGACATATATTCAACTTGGGTAACTTGTTCTATTGTTGGTATGGTCAACTTAGAATACAATTCTTGCGTCTTTTCCAAATAAAATTCCGGTGTATCAAAATCGCAGGTTCCGTGTTTTTCCCACTCTTTCTGAATAAGTTTAACACCAGGCATCATACATAGATATTTTTTTAAAGTTTCTACTTTTATAGCACCAGGATTATCACAATTTCGAGGATGTTTTTTGTGATTTCCATATGCGCTATCAGATTGCCCCCATAAACCATGTACTACCAGACCAAATTTACCAGAATTCTCAGGACCACATTGGTGTCCAGAAGCACTTTGCTCATCACAAAACGCAGGAGACCAACTCAGAGCCAATACAAACGAATCAGTAGGAATATCTTTATTTATCCAATCATTTGGATTTTGAGTTGCAATATAATCATACTCATGAACAT contains these protein-coding regions:
- a CDS encoding carboxymuconolactone decarboxylase family protein, yielding MLASMGRLEQLPYHIDLARNNGITNEELIEIFTHLAFYAGWPAAVSAITRVHDFRKSHSGIGKTGEQDDRDAI
- the rbsC gene encoding ribose ABC transporter permease, whose product is MSTKTLSQPTEAREKKRFSKAWLIEQKSLIALLFLIVVVSFLNPNFFTADNILNILRQTSVNAIIAVGMTLVILTAGIDLSVGSVLALCGAFAASLIAMEVPVLIAVPTALLAGAALGAVSGIIIAKGKVQAFIATLVTMTLLRGVTMVYTDGRPISTGFTDTADVFAWFGTGYALGIPVPVWLMVVVFAAAWYLLNHTRFGRYVYALGGNESATRLSGINVDRVKIGVYAICGLLAALAGIIVTSRLSSAQPTAGMGYELDAIAAVVLGGTSLMGGKGRIMGTLIGALIIGFLNNALNLLDVSSYYQMIAKAVVILLAVLVDNKNK
- the rbsA gene encoding ribose ABC transporter ATP-binding protein RbsA, with translation MTQAILQLSEIEKAFPGVKALDKTSLNVYPGRVMALMGENGAGKSTLMKVLTGIYSKDAGSIHYQGQAAAFKGPRDSQQAGISIIHQELNLIPELTIAENIFLGREFTGPLGRIQWGRMYDEADRLLTRLNVKHSSKTLLGDLSLGEQQMVEIAKALSFESKVIIMDEPTDALTDTETASLFAVINELRAQGCGIVYISHRLKEIFEICDDITVLRDGKFIGECRVADTNEDGLIEMMVGRKLEEQYPRIAVKHGETCLEVIGLTGSGVHEVSFTLKRGEILGISGLMGAGRTELMKVIYGALPSERGVINLNGKTINPISPQDGLANGIAYISEDRKGDGLVLGLSVKENMSLCALAQLSKGIQIQHGDEVMAVDDFIRLFNIKTPGRDQIIGNLSGGNQQKVAIAKGLMTRPKVLILDEPTRGVDVGAKKEIYQLINQFKDEGMSIILVSSEMPEVLGMSDRILVMHEGRISGEFDAKNADQEKLLACAVGKLINGEAA
- the rbsB gene encoding ribose ABC transporter substrate-binding protein RbsB, coding for MKKLATLISAALLTSTVSVSAQAQDTLAIVVSTLNNPFFVTMKDGAEAKAKTLGYDLIVLDSQNDPSKELSNVEDLTIRGVKAILINPTDSDAVSNAIRMANRSNIPVLTLDRGASRGEVVSHIASDNVAGGEMAGKFIMEKVGEQAKVIQLEGIAGTSAARERGEGFMKAVKGSQMDLLASQPADFDRTKGLNVMENLLAANPDVQAVFAQNDEMALGALRAVQASGKQVMIVGFDGTDDGIAAVNRGKLAATIAQQPDQIGALGVETAVKVLKGEKVEKYIPVPLKVVAKQ
- a CDS encoding alkene reductase, with translation MSQLFAPIRLGRITLSNRLVMAPMTRSRANLDGTPGALTAEYYTQRASIGLIVTEGVQPSDDGQGYLATPGIYTDAQVAGWKQVTAGIHAQGGHVFFQLMHAGRMSHPDNTLHHRPGVAPSAISPQTKMFTVSGMQDIPVPRALTTEEIRQTVADFRFAARRAIEAGADGVEIHGANAYLIQQFFAPSANTRTDEYGGSIENRARFAIEVAAAIAEEIGADRTAIRLSPGTTIWGIDEGSEGPALYRYLVAELNKLGLAYLHIMHQGNEPLIRDIRDIWQHTLILNRPGRPRDEIGSDLKAGLADLESYGMMILANPDFVERLETGAALNDADPASFYGGSAAGYTDYPTLTAEASA
- the rbsK gene encoding ribokinase encodes the protein MNKLVVLGSVNADHVLRVPDFPRPGETLQGRDYQVIPGGKGANQAVAAARLKADTGFIACIGDDAFGIHIRERFKCDGINTAGVKMQPNCPTGIAMIQVSDSGENTICLSPEANDCLTAERIEPDLARIREARFLLMQLETPLDGIEKAAQEAKAHQTNVILNPAPARALPDSLLSCVDVITPNETEAEVLTGITVTDHASAQRAADVLHRKGIEIVLITLGAKGVWLSQNGRGQLIPGYKVDAVDTTAAGDTFNGAFVTGLLEEMSLESAIQFGHAAAALSVTRFGAQTSIPNREEVDVFLSERFAIVD
- a CDS encoding LysR substrate-binding domain-containing protein; translated protein: MKDTVLDLQALKTFVLGIEFKSFALAAKHQHKSTSAVSAHLKKLEMQTNSTLVKKEGRYLLPTEQGEQLLRFAKKMLAMNDEALETIRCIDLQGSVSVGLQEDFAEAILTECLGRFTRVNEHVQLNTMIERYTKLISAIQEGALDLSVTWQGNETTPYSDIIAHTPIQWISSPSFPLENFLEQNLPLPLVMVEPNCLFKKKATDALDSAGIKWKIVYQSQSLSGIWPAVQAGLGVTARTTIGRPDSLKIIQAGLPKMDEIGIQVHRAQDAGNKVQERLADLMTKTIQRNYV
- the rbsD gene encoding D-ribose pyranase; this encodes MKKSTLLHAELSYLVATLGHTDEVTICDAGLPVPDQVQRIDLALTHGVPGFLETVRTLLSESQIEGVVMAEEFQQVSPALHQSLMGLLQEEQARIGRDIAVTYLSHEAFKQRTHQSRAVVRTGECTPYANVIFQAGVVF
- a CDS encoding LysR family transcriptional regulator produces the protein MTGLLNDMALFVEVANVMSFRKAAEIIGVPNSTLSRRISTLEQEIGLRLLHRTTRKLELTEAGKLYYERCKRIVAEAKLAHEQLGDMLEHPSGLIRASLPVDFAVTFLAPLMPEFMRRYPDITFEFDLTSRKVDMVTEHFDVAIRIGEQESSNLIARKLASLKGQLYASPGYLDRFGEPATPAELTQHECLHILKTDTWQMSDGSETIDVPVSSKFILNNIGMIRRLATLDLGIILMPEEIVAEDLKAGRLRRLLPGWQGAPTPIYAMTETRLLPAKTRCFIEYVRECLAQT
- a CDS encoding DUF4865 family protein → MIAMQYKIVLPSDYPMERIENRIREKGHLLDGFPGLMFKAYLYSRKDATSYQNSVNSYAPFYVWRDHESMVVFLESEGFKALCEQFGRPKVEVWFVDGEPVALAEYQSFACIDHQGNQHSDVRGINFSSWEEVSVVWRSHSEIMNDLAGEVYAVVYVARGTLLFRSGTHQS